Proteins encoded together in one Oxalobacteraceae sp. CFBP 8761 window:
- a CDS encoding SOS response-associated peptidase, protein MCGRLDQSQTARYYASVIGWLDAVYDSESEPAYNVPPGTYRPVLHLQDGERRVDDVYWSYQARWAKGKVPVTINARMDKLDNRYWRGLLKSGRALVPASGWYEWTGEKGSKQPWHIHRKDGAPLFMLALANFGSFTENRAEAGFVIVTDDASGGMLDIHDRRPVVLDAQDAERWLDPALSSEEALALARSAALPPDAFAWHEVSTQVNRAGAGGPEVAQPIDSDA, encoded by the coding sequence ATGTGTGGACGACTTGACCAAAGCCAAACGGCCCGTTACTACGCCAGCGTCATCGGCTGGCTCGACGCCGTGTATGACAGCGAATCCGAACCGGCCTATAACGTGCCACCGGGCACCTATCGCCCTGTGCTGCATCTGCAGGACGGTGAACGGCGCGTGGACGACGTGTACTGGAGCTACCAGGCGCGCTGGGCCAAGGGCAAGGTCCCGGTGACCATCAACGCGCGTATGGACAAGCTGGACAACCGCTACTGGCGCGGCCTGCTCAAATCAGGGCGCGCGCTCGTGCCTGCTTCGGGCTGGTACGAGTGGACGGGCGAAAAAGGCAGCAAGCAGCCGTGGCATATCCACCGCAAGGATGGCGCGCCGCTGTTCATGCTGGCGCTGGCGAACTTTGGCAGTTTCACCGAAAACCGCGCCGAAGCCGGCTTTGTCATCGTGACCGACGATGCCTCCGGCGGCATGCTCGATATCCACGACCGGCGGCCGGTGGTGCTGGACGCGCAGGACGCCGAGCGCTGGCTCGATCCGGCGCTGTCGAGCGAAGAGGCATTGGCGCTGGCCCGCTCGGCCGCCCTGCCCCCGGACGCGTTTGCCTGGCACGAAGTCAGCACGCAGGTCAATCGCGCCGGCGCCGGTGGACCTGAGGTGGCGCAACCCATCGACAGCGACGCCTGA
- a CDS encoding DUF1566 domain-containing protein, whose amino-acid sequence MGEYMQIRGLLQEGEEYAGLILGKDDPDYHLVLLPGDSADVSWPTAADWAASQGGALPTRRELALLFANLRESFQRDWYWSSEPHATRAQLVWGQNFASGIQTIYGRPYRGHARAVRRISTAA is encoded by the coding sequence ATGGGCGAATACATGCAAATCCGGGGCCTGCTGCAAGAGGGTGAAGAATACGCTGGTCTCATCCTGGGCAAAGACGACCCCGACTACCACCTGGTCTTGCTGCCAGGCGACAGCGCCGACGTCAGCTGGCCCACGGCCGCCGACTGGGCCGCCAGCCAGGGCGGCGCCCTGCCCACGCGGCGCGAGCTGGCGCTGCTGTTTGCGAATCTGCGTGAATCATTCCAGCGCGACTGGTACTGGTCCAGCGAGCCGCACGCCACGCGCGCCCAGCTGGTCTGGGGGCAGAATTTCGCCAGTGGCATCCAGACCATCTACGGCCGGCCGTACCGCGGGCATGCGCGCGCGGTGCGGCGGATCAGTACGGCGGCCTGA